The proteins below are encoded in one region of Portunus trituberculatus isolate SZX2019 chromosome 17, ASM1759143v1, whole genome shotgun sequence:
- the LOC123505157 gene encoding serine-rich adhesin for platelets-like isoform X3, translated as MAAERLEWVEIIEPSTRNIMFANLTTGQCVWDPPPGAHVKKFDDNQWWELFDTNTSRFYYYNATSQKTVWHRPQNCDIIPLAKLQLFSQQQIKQNTEVADDDDGRKVVKESIGTQTPAKLIPFTIPAGTSSPKQQQQQAQHSSPAPHHLRLKTNGSLPLSTTTTTTSSTSSTTTSIPPHKNGVLQAAVPSMASTPHHPKLSPSSSLSSSRSSLSGVPGPGSLQRCHSAFLGRRGPRGSLPGISSSSGAEEVLDCGVGGGAGRRGGRLRWSGRAVPHSRGGPGPGSLQKKEPSGLTDGLSLPHSLARRVTSSNTQTSSAPSPRPVRRPSAPTTSPSGGSGGGSGSRGGSGGSTPGHHHHHHHRHTGSCSHHHHHHHHHPEATNGEAGGRRMRRSSQSSQGSSLSYTRPYKQVPEAVSAPAIVLLQESGRSSDSSMSQSRTSLESSGYRLLESPRGSARDAKLALAGNSRVGERRSKEGDPASSPRSPDSMSSQSSPTHPQGAPGTPSSHRRPHPDRREPASRYKAAPQHDFALLQMAKQRSFDVSNYPKRSELNLDRPREIALSRSYSFMSRPRCHDEDGMHERFLVASSGGGSGSGGLRSVESTPQPRRRNKHDVAGSPDSSLGSHGYLSHRQRSDSSGLESLATPMMHRKQRSLESGKTRLRADLRPSSSAHTRLVASDSSPSPPSPKHEFSPFTFESPKGQDSGASTLTDKDTRSNYGRGSADSSPHSQVDSGLVSGTTGSRGSIDSNSRRTERPDKETKHSSTEATAKVSPSRPASEREGRRCSHRRHHHCSKHRTGNSAPAPGSGCGAPASTTTAPSGTTDSDRSDTLQSSSSSQHLVQASSGTNSHNHNSSSGSSSTAKQASPSSSSKQASPSTAGTGRQTSPSTTNTTSTTTTTTTTTTTAAAPGRQTSPQHHDLTHLYSNLEYVYEQPVYQYIMEQAKLTGYRFGDALFEDGDSLHSDDSAGRLDDSDEFADDEGMSNADSSSQEYLEDVNYLADDEMYSDFYMPFSWRNKTKLDEDDTVDGTKESQAPSAVHSGPGITAPSPQVAPRTSLPCTIPSAASHAPMPPNSLPLDTQHASLRRKQDASNHQPLYSPILEKGELSGGGGGTGSGGGQLGNRPLSISIPNMTDPTLTTNPVTGSLHRPSQGLTALSLMKKPPSESDFERYSGGGGGEGHNMEKYAQENLNIHTRGLLRKKVPVVDMISWTKDLIRKPMLATLDKSLKNQACDLFRLVQIYMSDRKPKPGMTLNSVGLDLVSTCFNTEDLRDELFVQICRQTTENHKRDSLRRGWELLAICLAFFPPSDKFNPYLAGYISRHCDPAFCSMFPDVSKWPIHIQVAHYAGVCMKRLERTTVNGKRQRLKKPTLEEIDLARLHIFRASMFGSTIEEVMALQRDRYPHRRLPWVQTTLSEEVLRLQGTNTEGIFRVPADFEEVHQLKQVVDQWEVGDCGEAHVCAALLKLWYRELYEPLIPDSLYQAAINAHEDPQQAVALVNNLPEINRLVLSYLIRFLQYFAQPEIVAATKMDASNLAMVMAPNCLRCTSDDPRIIYENTRKEMAFIRTLIQNLDTAFMEGVV; from the exons GAAGAAATTTGATGACAACCAGTGGTGGGAGTTGTTTGATACCAACACGTCgcgtttctactactacaatgccACCTCACAGAAGACTGTCTGGCACCGACCCCAAAACTGTGACATCATTCCCCTGGCTAAGCTGCAG CTCTTCTCCCAGCAGCAGATCAAGCAGAACACGGAGGTGGCTGATGATGACGACGGCAGGAAGGTGGTCAAAGAATCCATCGGAACTCAGACCCCTGCTAAACTG ATTCCTTTCACCATTCCGGCGGGCACCTCGTCCcccaaacagcagcagcagcaggcgcaGCATTCCTCCCCAGCCCCGCACCACCTTCGCCTCAAGACCAATggttccctccccctctccactaccaccaccaccacctcctccacctcctccaccaccacctccatccccCCCCATAAAAACGGTGTCCTCCAGGCTGCCGTACCCAGCATGGCGTCCACCCCACACCACCCCAAACTGTCCCCAAGTAGTTCCCTGAGTTCATCCCGGTCATCCCTGAGTGGAGTGCCCGGCCCCGGCTCCCTCCAACGGTGCCACAGTGCCTTCCTGGGGCGGCGGGGGCCACGGGGTTCCCTGCCAGGGataagcagcagcagtgggGCGGAAGAAGTGCTAGACTGTGGGGtgggaggcggggcggggcggcgtgGGGGCCGGCTGAGGTGGTCAGGGCGGGCTGTTCCGCACTCACGGGGTGGCCCTGGCCCGGGGTCATTGCAGAAGAAGGAACCATCCGGCCTGACGGatggcctctccctcccacactccctGGCCAGGAGGGTGACCAGCTCCAACACACAGACTTCCTCGGCACCCTCCCCGCGGCCCGTCAGGCGCCCCTCGGCTCCCACCACTTCTcccagcggcggcagcggcggcggcagtggaaGTAgaggtggcagcggcggcagcactccaggacatcaccaccaccaccatcaccgccacactGGATCGtgttcccatcaccaccatcaccaccaccaccaccctgaggCCACCAACGGGGAAGCGGGGGGACGCAGGATGCGCCGCAGCTCCCAGTCCTCGCAGGGGTCCTCACTGTCCTACACCCGCCCCTACAAGCAG GTCCCAGAGGCCGTCTCAGCACCAGCCATTGTCCTCCTGCAGGAGTCAGGTCGTTCCAGTGACAGTTCCATGTCACAGAGCCGCACTTCCCTGGAGAGCTCCGGCTACCGGCTGCTGGAGTCCCCACGGGGTAGTGCTAGGGATGCCAAGCTGGCCCTGGCAGGGAACAGCAGGGTGGGCGAGCGCCGCAGCAAGGAAGGAGACCCGGCTTCCTCCCCGCGCTCCCCCGATTCCATGTCTTCTCAGTCCTCCCCAACTCATCCCCAGGGGGCCCCTGGTACCCCCTCCTCCCACCGGCGACCTCACCCCGACAGAAGAGAGCCGGCCTCACGCTACAAGGCAGCACCGCAGCATGACTTTGCCCTGCTACAGATGGCCAAGCAGCGAAGCTTTGATGTCTCCAATTACCCCAAGCGGTCAGAGCTGAACCTGGACCGGCCGCGTGAAATAGCCCTCTCCCGTAGCTACAGCTTCATGTCTCGGCCGCGCTGCCATGACGAGGATGGCATGCACGAGCGCTTTCTGGTGgccagcagcggcggcggcagtgggtCCGGTGGCCTGCGTTCGGTGGAGTCCACGCCACAGCCGCGCCGCCGCAACAAGCACGATGTGGCCGGCAGCCCCGATTCATCCCTGGGCTCCCACGGCTACCTCAGCCACAGACAGCGCTCAGACAGTTCCGGCCTGGAGAGTCTGGCCACTCCCATGATGCACCGCAAGCAGCGCTCCCTGGAGTCTGGCAAGACCAGGCTGAGGGCAGACCTGCGGCCCAGCAGCAGCGCACACACCAGACTGGTCGCTTCAGATTCTAGTCCCAGTCCCCCGAGTCCCAAGCACGAGTTCTCCCCATTCACCTTTGAGTCTCCCAAGGGGCAGGACAGCGGGGCCTCCACGCTCACTGACAAAGACACTCGCTCCAACTACGGGCGGGGCTCAGCGGACAGCTCGCCACACTCCCAGGTGGACTCTGGCCTGGTGTCCGGCACCACCGGCAGCCGCGGCTCCATCGACAGCAACTCCCGGCGGACGGAGCGGCCGGATAAGGAGACCAAGCACTCCTCCACCGAGGCCACTGCCAAGGTCTCCCCAAGCCGGCCGGCCAGTGAGCGTGAGGGCCGCCGCTgcagccaccgccgccaccaccactgcagcaaGCACCGCACCGGCAACTCAGCCCCAGCCCCCGGCAGTGGCTGCGGTGCCccagccagcaccaccactgctccgtCAGGCACCACAGACAGCGACCGCAGCGACACCCTccagagcagcagcagctccCAGCACCTGGTGCAGGCCAGCAGCGGCACAAACAGCCACAACCACAACTCAAGctcaggcagcagcagcactgcCAAGCAGGCCTCccccagcagtagcagcaagcAGGCTAGCCCCAGCACTGCTGGCACAGGCCGGCAGACCagcccctccaccaccaacaccacctccaccaccaccaccaccaccaccaccaccaccactgctgccgctCCAGGCCGCCAGACCAGTCCACAGCACCACGACCTCACTCACCTCTACTCCAACCTGGAGTATGTGTATGAGCAGCCCGTCTACCAGTACATCATGGAGCAGGCCAAGCTCACAG GTTACCGGTTTGGTGATGCCCTGTTTGAGGATGGCGACTCCCTGCACAGTGATGACTCCGCCGGCCGCCTTGACGACAGCGACGAGTTTGCTGATGACGAGGGCATGTCCAACGCTGACTCCTCCTCACAG GAATACTTGGAGGATGTCAACTACCTGGCTGATGATGAGATGTATTCTGACTTCTACATGCCGTTCAGCTGGAGGAACAAGACCAAGCTGG ATGAAGATGACACAGtcgatggcaccaaagagagcCAGGCACCCTCGGCAGTCCACAGCGGGCCTGGCATTACGGCACCCTCCCCACAGGTGGCTCCCAGGACGTCTCTCCCTTGCACCATCCCCAGCGCTGCCTCCCACGCCCCCATGCCTCCCAACAGCCTCCCCCTGGACACCCAGCATGCCTCACTCAGAAGGAAACAGGACGCAAGCAACCACCAGCCTCTCTACTCACCCATCCTGGAGAagggcgag ctaagtggtggtggtggtggtactggtagtggtggaggacagCTGGGCAACcgtcctctctccatctccatcccGAATATGACTGACCCAACACTCACAACCAACCCTGTGACTGGCTCTCTCCACCGGCCCTCACAG GGGCTGACGGCTCTCTCCCTCATGAAGAAGCCTCCCTCAGAATCAGACTTTGAGCGGtacagcggcggtggcggtggcgaggGGCACAACATGGAGAAGTATGCACAAGAGAACCTCAACATCCACACCCGTGGCCTGTTGAGGAAGAAAGTGCCTGTTGTGGACATGATCTCATGGACAAAG GACCTGATAAGGAAACCCATGCTGGCCACCCTCGACAAGTCCCTAAAGAACCAGGCCTGCGACTTGTTCCGGCTGGTTCAGATCTACATGAGTGACCGCAAACCCAAACCAGGCATGACCCTCAACTCAGTAGGCCTGGATCTGGTGAGCACCTGCTTCAACACAGAGGACCTCAGAGACGAGCTCTTTGTGCAGATCTGCCGCCAAACCACTGAGAATCATAAGAG GGACAGTctgaggagaggatgggagctGCTGGCCATCTGCTTggcattcttccctccttcagacAAATTCAATCCTTACTTGGCTGGCTACATCTCCCGTCACTGCGACCCGGCCTTCTGCTCCATGTTTCCTGATGTTTCCAAGTGGCCCATTCACATCCAG GTTGCTCACTACGCTGGTGTGTGCATGAAGCGTCTGGAGCGAACCACAGTCAACGGCAAGCGGCAGCGGCTGAAGAAACCCACGCTGGAGGAGATTGACCTGGCTCGTCTCCACATCTTCCGAGCCTCCATGTTTGGCAGCACCATTGAGGAGGTCATGGCACTGCAGAGGGACAG GTACCCCCACCGGCGCTTGCCTTGGGTTCAGACTACACTGTCAGAGGAGGTCCTGAGGCTGCAGGGGACCAACACAGAGGGCATATTTAGGGTTCCTGCTGACTTTgaggaa GTACACCAGTTGAAGcaggtggtggaccagtggGAGGTTGGTGACTGTGGTGAAGCCCACGTGTGTGCTGCACTACTCAAGCTGTGGTACCGGGAGCTGTACGAACCCCTCATCCCCGACTCCCTGTACCAGGCTGCCATCAACGCCCATGAGGATCCCCAGCAGGCAGTGGCCCTCGTCAACAACCTTCCAGAGATCAACAGGCTTGTGCTCTCCTATCTCATCAG GTTCCTACAGTACTTTGCCCAGCCAGAGATTGTGGCAGCCACCAAGATGGACGCCAGCAACCTGGCCATGGTAATGGCACCCAACTGCTTGCGCTGCACCAGCGACGACCCTCGCATCATTTACGAGAACACCCGCAAAGAAATGGCCTTCATCCGAACCCTGATACAAAACTTGGACACAGCCTTCATGGAGGGAGTGGTCTGA
- the LOC123505157 gene encoding rho GTPase-activating protein 39-like isoform X23, producing the protein MAAERLEWVEIIEPSTRNIMFANLTTGQCVWDPPPGAHVKKFDDNQWWELFDTNTSRFYYYNATSQKTVWHRPQNCDIIPLAKLQQIKQNTEVADDDDGRKVVKESIGTQTPAKLESGRSSDSSMSQSRTSLESSGYRLLESPRGSARDAKLALAGNSRVGERRSKEGDPASSPRSPDSMSSQSSPTHPQGAPGTPSSHRRPHPDRREPASRYKAAPQHDFALLQMAKQRSFDVSNYPKRSELNLDRPREIALSRSYSFMSRPRCHDEDGMHERFLVASSGGGSGSGGLRSVESTPQPRRRNKHDVAGSPDSSLGSHGYLSHRQRSDSSGLESLATPMMHRKQRSLESGKTRLRADLRPSSSAHTRLVASDSSPSPPSPKHEFSPFTFESPKGQDSGASTLTDKDTRSNYGRGSADSSPHSQVDSGLVSGTTGSRGSIDSNSRRTERPDKETKHSSTEATAKVSPSRPASEREGRRCSHRRHHHCSKHRTGNSAPAPGSGCGAPASTTTAPSGTTDSDRSDTLQSSSSSQHLVQASSGTNSHNHNSSSGSSSTAKQASPSSSSKQASPSTAGTGRQTSPSTTNTTSTTTTTTTTTTTAAAPGRQTSPQHHDLTHLYSNLEYVYEQPVYQYIMEQAKLTGYRFGDALFEDGDSLHSDDSAGRLDDSDEFADDEGMSNADSSSQEYLEDVNYLADDEMYSDFYMPFSWRNKTKLDEDDTVDGTKESQAPSAVHSGPGITAPSPQVAPRTSLPCTIPSAASHAPMPPNSLPLDTQHASLRRKQDASNHQPLYSPILEKGELSGGGGGTGSGGGQLGNRPLSISIPNMTDPTLTTNPVTGSLHRPSQGLTALSLMKKPPSESDFERYSGGGGGEGHNMEKYAQENLNIHTRGLLRKKVPVVDMISWTKDLIRKPMLATLDKSLKNQACDLFRLVQIYMSDRKPKPGMTLNSVGLDLVSTCFNTEDLRDELFVQICRQTTENHKRDSLRRGWELLAICLAFFPPSDKFNPYLAGYISRHCDPAFCSMFPDVSKWPIHIQVAHYAGVCMKRLERTTVNGKRQRLKKPTLEEIDLARLHIFRASMFGSTIEEVMALQRDRYPHRRLPWVQTTLSEEVLRLQGTNTEGIFRVPADFEEVHQLKQVVDQWEVGDCGEAHVCAALLKLWYRELYEPLIPDSLYQAAINAHEDPQQAVALVNNLPEINRLVLSYLIRFLQYFAQPEIVAATKMDASNLAMVMAPNCLRCTSDDPRIIYENTRKEMAFIRTLIQNLDTAFMEGVV; encoded by the exons GAAGAAATTTGATGACAACCAGTGGTGGGAGTTGTTTGATACCAACACGTCgcgtttctactactacaatgccACCTCACAGAAGACTGTCTGGCACCGACCCCAAAACTGTGACATCATTCCCCTGGCTAAGCTGCAG CAGATCAAGCAGAACACGGAGGTGGCTGATGATGACGACGGCAGGAAGGTGGTCAAAGAATCCATCGGAACTCAGACCCCTGCTAAACTG GAGTCAGGTCGTTCCAGTGACAGTTCCATGTCACAGAGCCGCACTTCCCTGGAGAGCTCCGGCTACCGGCTGCTGGAGTCCCCACGGGGTAGTGCTAGGGATGCCAAGCTGGCCCTGGCAGGGAACAGCAGGGTGGGCGAGCGCCGCAGCAAGGAAGGAGACCCGGCTTCCTCCCCGCGCTCCCCCGATTCCATGTCTTCTCAGTCCTCCCCAACTCATCCCCAGGGGGCCCCTGGTACCCCCTCCTCCCACCGGCGACCTCACCCCGACAGAAGAGAGCCGGCCTCACGCTACAAGGCAGCACCGCAGCATGACTTTGCCCTGCTACAGATGGCCAAGCAGCGAAGCTTTGATGTCTCCAATTACCCCAAGCGGTCAGAGCTGAACCTGGACCGGCCGCGTGAAATAGCCCTCTCCCGTAGCTACAGCTTCATGTCTCGGCCGCGCTGCCATGACGAGGATGGCATGCACGAGCGCTTTCTGGTGgccagcagcggcggcggcagtgggtCCGGTGGCCTGCGTTCGGTGGAGTCCACGCCACAGCCGCGCCGCCGCAACAAGCACGATGTGGCCGGCAGCCCCGATTCATCCCTGGGCTCCCACGGCTACCTCAGCCACAGACAGCGCTCAGACAGTTCCGGCCTGGAGAGTCTGGCCACTCCCATGATGCACCGCAAGCAGCGCTCCCTGGAGTCTGGCAAGACCAGGCTGAGGGCAGACCTGCGGCCCAGCAGCAGCGCACACACCAGACTGGTCGCTTCAGATTCTAGTCCCAGTCCCCCGAGTCCCAAGCACGAGTTCTCCCCATTCACCTTTGAGTCTCCCAAGGGGCAGGACAGCGGGGCCTCCACGCTCACTGACAAAGACACTCGCTCCAACTACGGGCGGGGCTCAGCGGACAGCTCGCCACACTCCCAGGTGGACTCTGGCCTGGTGTCCGGCACCACCGGCAGCCGCGGCTCCATCGACAGCAACTCCCGGCGGACGGAGCGGCCGGATAAGGAGACCAAGCACTCCTCCACCGAGGCCACTGCCAAGGTCTCCCCAAGCCGGCCGGCCAGTGAGCGTGAGGGCCGCCGCTgcagccaccgccgccaccaccactgcagcaaGCACCGCACCGGCAACTCAGCCCCAGCCCCCGGCAGTGGCTGCGGTGCCccagccagcaccaccactgctccgtCAGGCACCACAGACAGCGACCGCAGCGACACCCTccagagcagcagcagctccCAGCACCTGGTGCAGGCCAGCAGCGGCACAAACAGCCACAACCACAACTCAAGctcaggcagcagcagcactgcCAAGCAGGCCTCccccagcagtagcagcaagcAGGCTAGCCCCAGCACTGCTGGCACAGGCCGGCAGACCagcccctccaccaccaacaccacctccaccaccaccaccaccaccaccaccaccaccactgctgccgctCCAGGCCGCCAGACCAGTCCACAGCACCACGACCTCACTCACCTCTACTCCAACCTGGAGTATGTGTATGAGCAGCCCGTCTACCAGTACATCATGGAGCAGGCCAAGCTCACAG GTTACCGGTTTGGTGATGCCCTGTTTGAGGATGGCGACTCCCTGCACAGTGATGACTCCGCCGGCCGCCTTGACGACAGCGACGAGTTTGCTGATGACGAGGGCATGTCCAACGCTGACTCCTCCTCACAG GAATACTTGGAGGATGTCAACTACCTGGCTGATGATGAGATGTATTCTGACTTCTACATGCCGTTCAGCTGGAGGAACAAGACCAAGCTGG ATGAAGATGACACAGtcgatggcaccaaagagagcCAGGCACCCTCGGCAGTCCACAGCGGGCCTGGCATTACGGCACCCTCCCCACAGGTGGCTCCCAGGACGTCTCTCCCTTGCACCATCCCCAGCGCTGCCTCCCACGCCCCCATGCCTCCCAACAGCCTCCCCCTGGACACCCAGCATGCCTCACTCAGAAGGAAACAGGACGCAAGCAACCACCAGCCTCTCTACTCACCCATCCTGGAGAagggcgag ctaagtggtggtggtggtggtactggtagtggtggaggacagCTGGGCAACcgtcctctctccatctccatcccGAATATGACTGACCCAACACTCACAACCAACCCTGTGACTGGCTCTCTCCACCGGCCCTCACAG GGGCTGACGGCTCTCTCCCTCATGAAGAAGCCTCCCTCAGAATCAGACTTTGAGCGGtacagcggcggtggcggtggcgaggGGCACAACATGGAGAAGTATGCACAAGAGAACCTCAACATCCACACCCGTGGCCTGTTGAGGAAGAAAGTGCCTGTTGTGGACATGATCTCATGGACAAAG GACCTGATAAGGAAACCCATGCTGGCCACCCTCGACAAGTCCCTAAAGAACCAGGCCTGCGACTTGTTCCGGCTGGTTCAGATCTACATGAGTGACCGCAAACCCAAACCAGGCATGACCCTCAACTCAGTAGGCCTGGATCTGGTGAGCACCTGCTTCAACACAGAGGACCTCAGAGACGAGCTCTTTGTGCAGATCTGCCGCCAAACCACTGAGAATCATAAGAG GGACAGTctgaggagaggatgggagctGCTGGCCATCTGCTTggcattcttccctccttcagacAAATTCAATCCTTACTTGGCTGGCTACATCTCCCGTCACTGCGACCCGGCCTTCTGCTCCATGTTTCCTGATGTTTCCAAGTGGCCCATTCACATCCAG GTTGCTCACTACGCTGGTGTGTGCATGAAGCGTCTGGAGCGAACCACAGTCAACGGCAAGCGGCAGCGGCTGAAGAAACCCACGCTGGAGGAGATTGACCTGGCTCGTCTCCACATCTTCCGAGCCTCCATGTTTGGCAGCACCATTGAGGAGGTCATGGCACTGCAGAGGGACAG GTACCCCCACCGGCGCTTGCCTTGGGTTCAGACTACACTGTCAGAGGAGGTCCTGAGGCTGCAGGGGACCAACACAGAGGGCATATTTAGGGTTCCTGCTGACTTTgaggaa GTACACCAGTTGAAGcaggtggtggaccagtggGAGGTTGGTGACTGTGGTGAAGCCCACGTGTGTGCTGCACTACTCAAGCTGTGGTACCGGGAGCTGTACGAACCCCTCATCCCCGACTCCCTGTACCAGGCTGCCATCAACGCCCATGAGGATCCCCAGCAGGCAGTGGCCCTCGTCAACAACCTTCCAGAGATCAACAGGCTTGTGCTCTCCTATCTCATCAG GTTCCTACAGTACTTTGCCCAGCCAGAGATTGTGGCAGCCACCAAGATGGACGCCAGCAACCTGGCCATGGTAATGGCACCCAACTGCTTGCGCTGCACCAGCGACGACCCTCGCATCATTTACGAGAACACCCGCAAAGAAATGGCCTTCATCCGAACCCTGATACAAAACTTGGACACAGCCTTCATGGAGGGAGTGGTCTGA